The following proteins are co-located in the Solanum pennellii chromosome 1, SPENNV200 genome:
- the LOC107030428 gene encoding uncharacterized protein LOC107030428: MASLKSGVLVKLLEEMKMVENTIVEDRKPILLQIRSIIPVLEEGNLLLPNRGFYLKISDVSHAIYVTLPQNQNELILGNKLKLGQFIYVQKLEDAEPFPLLKDFTPLPGRRLCDGTPEEIGKVPKLEKNILDGSNSDFIVEKGVISEENIMDISSCLRRLSLESSDVDEVRKKSSNTNVLDGSSNTKGKFRSLSASRTRPGVKRSGDVDSMRLDGRCRRMSIDNDSDTDSTISSVSSSTWTSKRKSWNELKSLGAEEIFDSSVVKHNIRPPRCRSATVSPVRSTKYDSSDDNSSSLSRRKVVNVAKKTVKASAKSKNSVSKINCEQTIRPIKGLVFDRQGAENGISWDSLSSSLVELGKEVVKKRDIALFAAAEALQEACVAERLLNALSKFSEFHLPEEDDLQPCIDTFLDLQDDMAQTRLIMKCLTNISPSRTEETDSSSSSADTEASAITVQRKKNATTWIKSAVALDLSLSSAALNPIPNSRNITNTLKKSITSSDSTKQKGTIIVKTDHNKNTDDISPVLTSNNDTQPEWTRGSTIDAATHLASSLLDECRKRFLGYIEKYINELERKMSLMVSDNQVAAMMYKIKRVNDWLDLIINKQGSNLDESEIETCHRVRNKIYGILLKHVERTAMAFESSKVLRYIVDN, encoded by the exons ATGGCTAGTTTGAAATCAGGGGTTCTTGTAAAGTTACTTGAAGAAATGAAAATGGTTGAAAATACGATAGTCGAAGATCGAAAACCAATCTTGTTACAAATCAGAAGCATAATTCCTGTTCTTGAAGAAGGTAATCTCTTGCTGCCTAACAGAGGATTTTACCTCAAGATTTCAGATGTATCACACGCAATTTATGTCACATTGCCCCAAAACCAAAATGAGTTGATTTTAGGCAACAAATTAAAACTAGGACAATTCATTTATGTACAAAAATTAGAGGATGCAGAACCATTTCCATTGCTCAAAGATTTTACGCCTCTCCCTGGTAGACGTCTGTGTGATGGAACCCCTGAAGAAATTGGTAAGGTTCCAAAATTGGAAAAGAATATTCTTGATGGATCAAATTCTGATTTTATCGTCGAAAAGGGTGTTATTTCTGAAGAAAATATTATGGATATATCGTCTTGtttaagaaggttgtctttagAGTCATCTGATGTAGATGAAGTGAGGAAAAAAAGTAGTAATACTAATGTTCTTGACGGAAGTAGTAATACTAAAGGGAAGTTTAGGTCCTTGAGTGCTTCGAGAACTCGTCCAGGAGTTAAAAGATCAGGTGATGTTGATAGTATGAGGTTAGATGGTAGGTGTAGGAGAATGTCTATTGACAATGATAGCGATACAGATAGCACGATATCTTCAGTTTCATCATCTACATGGACTTCTAAGAGGAAAAGTTGGAATGAGTTAAAAAGTTTGGGAGCTGAGGAGATTTTTGATTCTTCAGTTGTCAAACACAATATCAGACCACCACGTTGTCGTAGTGCAACT GTTTCACCTGTTCGTTCTACCAAATATGATAGCTCAGATGACAATTCAAGTTCACTATCAAGAAGAAAGGTTGTTAATGTTGCGAAGAAAACAGTCAAGGCTTCAGCTAAGAGCAAGAATTCTGTGTCAAAGATCAACTGTGAACAAACCATCCGTCCAATTAAAGGATTAGTATTTGACAGACAAGGGGCAGAAAATGGAATTTCATGGGATTCACTCTCCTCGAGTTTGGTGGAGCTTGGGAAG GAAGTTGTAAAGAAAAGAGACATTGCTTTGTTTGCAGCTGCTGAGGCTTTGCAAGAAGCTTGTGTAGCTGAGAGGTTGCTCAATGCCTTAAG CAAATTCTCCGAGTTTCATTTACCTGAAGAAGATGATCTACAGCCTTGTATTGATACGTTTTTGGATCTTCAAGATGATATGGCTCAAACAAGACTAATAATGAAGTGTCTAACAAATATAAGTCCATCGAGAACAGAAGAAACTGATTCAAGTAGCAGCAGTGCAGATACTGAAGCATCGGCAATCACAGtgcaaagaaagaaaaatgcgACTACATGGATAAAATCAGCTGTGGCATTAGATCTTTCACTATCATCCGCTGCTCTCAATCCAATTCCTAACAGTAGGAACATCACCAATACATTGAAAAAGTCGATTACATCGAGTGACAGTACCAAACAAAAAGGCACAATCATTGTTAAAACTGATCATAATAAGAACACTGATGACATTTCTCCTGTATTGACATCTAACAATGACACGCAACCTGAATGGACGAGGGGTAGCACTATCGATGCAGCTACTCACCTAGCTTCTTCGTTGTTGGACGAGTGTAGAAAAAGGTTTTTGGGATACATAGAGAAATATATCAATGAACTCGAAAGGAAAATGTCTTTGATGGTATCAGATAATCAGGTAGCAGCAATGATGTATAAAATCAAGAGAGTAAATGACTGGTTAGATTTGATCATCAACAAACAAGGTTCAAATTTGGATGAGTCAGAAATTGAAACATGTCATAGAGTGAGGAACAAAATATATGGGATCCTACTTAAGCATGTAGAGAGGACTGCAATGGCTTTTGAAAGTAGCAAGGTGCTCCGTTACATCGTCgataactaa
- the LOC107006633 gene encoding vacuolar-sorting receptor 3: MGVSKTSKATIFLGFLWLNLFQSVVGRFVVEKNSLRVVSPDDIKGTYDSAIGNFGIPQYGGSIPGTVVYPKENRKGCRNFEDSGTSFKSKSGAMPTFVLVDRGDCFFALKVWNAQNAGAAAVLVADDVDERLITMDSPEADGSSAKYIENITIPSALIEKSFAEKLKKAVSAGEMVNVNLDWREAVPHPDDRVEYELWTSSNDECGFKCDMLMKYVKDFKGAAQILEKGGYTQFTPHYITWYCPQAFTVSKQCKSQCINHGRYCAPDPEQDFSSGYEGKDVVVENLRQLCVFKVANETNKPWVWWDYVTDFQIRCPMKEKKYNKECADAVIKSLGLDSRKIEKCMGDPNADEDNPVLKEEQDAQIGKGTRGDVTILPTLVVNNRQYRGKLEKGAVLKAICAGFEETTEPAVCLSDDVETNECLDNNGGCWKDKAANITACKDTFRGRVCECPVVDGVQFKGDGYSSCTASGRGRCKLNNGGCWHDTRDGHTFSACVDNEEGKCTCPPGFKGDGVKSCEDIDECREKKACQCPECSCKNTWGSYECSCSGELLYIRDHDTCISKRAREVKSAWAAVWAILIGLAMAGGGAYLVYKYRLRSYMDSEIRAIMAQYMPLDSQNEVQSHVNEDHA; encoded by the exons atgggGGTTTCTAAAACTTCAAAAGCTACAATCTTTCTAGGGTTTCTTTGGCTGAACCTGTTTCAATCAGTAGTGGGTCGTTTCGTGGTGGAAAAAAACAGCTTAAGGGTCGTTTCACCTGATGATATTAAAGGCACTTACGATAGTGCAATCGGAAACTTTGGGATTCCACAATATGGAGGTAGTATTCCTGGGACTGTGGTTTATCCAAAGGAAAATCGAAAGGGGTGTcgaaattttgaggattctgGGACTTCTTTTAAGTCTAAGTCTGGTGCTATGCCCACTTTTGTTCTCGTCGATCGCGGAG ATTGCTTTTTTGCTCTGAAGGTCTGGAATGCACAAAATGCGGGTGCTGCTGCAGTTCTAGTTGCTGATGATGTCGATGAAAGATTGATAACCATGGACTCGCCTGAAGCAGATGGTTCTTCTGCAAAATACATTGAAAACATAACAATACCATCTGCCCTCATTGAAAAGAGCTTTGCAGAGAAGTTGAAGAAAGCTGTAAGTGCAGGGGAAATGGTTAATGTGAATCTTGATTGGAGAGAAGCTGTGCCACACCCAGATGATCGTGTGGAGTATGAGCTCTGGACAAGTAGCAATGATGAATGTGGCTTCAAATGTGACATGTTGATGAAATATGTCAAAGATTTCAAAGGTGCAGCACAAATTCTCGAGAAAGGTGGATATACTCAATTCACTCCGCATTATATTACTTGGTATTGCCCTCAGGCATTCACTGTCAGCAAGCAATGCAAGTCTCAATGTATCAACCATGGAAGATATTGTGCTCCTGATCCTGAACAAGATTTCAGCTCTGGATATGAAGGGAAGGACGTTGTTGTTGAGAACTTGAGGCAGTTGTGTGTTTTTAAAGTGGCCAATGAGACAAATAAGCCATGGGTGTGGTGGGATTATGTGACTGATTTTCAGATTCGGTGTCCCATGAAGGAGAAAAAATATAACAAGGAATGTGCTGATGCTGTTATCAAGTCTTTAG GTCTTGATTCAAGAAAGATTGAGAAGTGTATGGGAGACCCTAATGCTGATGAGGACAACCCCGTTCTGAAAGAAGAGCAGGATGCCCAA ATTGGTAAAGGAACAAGAGGAGATGTCACCATATTACCTACTCTTGTTGTCAACAATCGACAATATCGAG GGAAATTGGAGAAGGGTGCTGTTTTGAAGGCTATTTGTGCTGGTTTTGAGGAGACTACTGAGCCTGCAGTTTGTCTGAGCGATG ATGTGGAGACAAATGAATGCCTGGATAATAATGGTGGCTGCTGGAAAGACAAGGCTGCTAATATCACTGCCTGCAAG GACACATTTCGTGGTAGAGTGTGTGAATGTCCTGTGGTTGATGGTGTTCAGTTCAAAGGAGATGGTTATAGCTCTTGTACCG CAAGTGGACGTGGGCGATGCAAACTCAACAATGGAGGCTGTTGGCATGACACTCGAGATGGTCACACTTTCTCTGCTTGTGTG GATAACGAGGAGGGCAAGTGCACCTGTCCTCCAGGGTTTAAAGGTGATGGTGTTAAAAGCTGTGAAG ATATTGATGAATGTAGAGAAAAGAAAGCATGTCAATGCCCTGAATGCAGCTGCAAAAATACATGGGGCAGTTATGAGTGCAGTTGCAGTGGGGAACTACTGTACATCAGAGACCATGATACCTGCATAA GCAAGAGAGCTAGGGAAGTCAAATCGGCATGGGCTGCAGTTTGGGCTATTTTGATTGGATTGGCTATGGCTGGTGGCGGCGCATATCTTGTGTACAAATACAGATTAAGG TCATACATGGATTCAGAGATCAGGGCTATTATGGCACAATATATGCCGCTGGACAGCCAAAACGAAGTCCAAAGTCATGTCAACGAGGATCATGCTTGA
- the LOC107029134 gene encoding uncharacterized protein LOC107029134: MEGLIPFLLHAMKKQRPHHNSFRSLSDTSNRSYHLLVGADSIDGSSHRRTRSEFQPPVTTVDFLDLPQPRSFNNRATSLLSPVSNQNASRLKFGSNNLQGTVSVDNLRHRKL, from the coding sequence atgGAAGGTTTAATCCCATTTCTCCTTCACGCTATGAAGAAACAGAGGCCTCATCACAACAGTTTCCGGTCCCTTTCCGACACCTCTAACCGGAGCTACCACTTGCTCGTCGGAGCTGATTCCATCGACGGCTCATCTCACCGGAGAACTCGATCGGAGTTTCAGCCTCCGGTCACCACTGTTGATTTCTTGGATCTGCCTCAGCCTAGAAGCTTCAATAATAGAGCAACTTCTCTGCTTTCCCCTGTTTCCAACCAGAATGCTTCCAGATTGAAATTTGGTTCAAACAATTTGCAAGGGACGGTTTCTGTTGATAATCTCCGTCATAGGAAACTTTGA
- the LOC107031577 gene encoding transcription factor bHLH84-like, translated as MEPVVAMSEGEWSSLSGTCSTEEANFMAQLFGACPNEQQLPSSGLPNFWTNHESNIGGSSEVSIFSSQHHTNSSMYHFPTSTNNFQPMLLTTSMTMEQSSHLPPTNNLIEADAVEFLNKQVNNDSIESGENIMSESVLHGKSLQLGREYDQMHQSEGSKKRSHSPVDHKNKRSVKPKKNMKSSVADDEETGNNNNTVLHRQSSFSCCSEDESNVSSYDIYGLASSDNSKGVSLPNGKSRANRGSATDPQSLYARKRRERINERLRILQSLVPNGTKVDISTMLEEAVQYVKFLQLQIKLLSSDDLWMYSPIAYNGMDIGLDLKIGIPNPKS; from the exons ATGGAACCTGTGGTAGCCATGTCTGAAGGTGAATGGAGTTCCTTAAGTGGAACATGTTCTACCGAGGAGGCGAATTTCATGGCGCAGTTATTTGGTGCCTGTCCAAATGAACAACAACTACCTAGTAGTGGACTTCCAAATTTTTGGACAAATCATGAATCAAACATTGGAGGAAGTagtgaagtttcaattttttcttctcaacATCATACTAATAGTAGCATGTACCATTTCCCAactagtactaataattttcaGCCAATGTTATTGACAACTTCAATGACAATGGAACAGAGTAGTCATTTGCCTCCAACTAACAATTTAATCGAAGCGGATGCAGTTGAATTTTTGAACAAACAAGTGAACAATGACAGTATTGAATCAGGTGAAAACATTATGTCTGAATCTGTTCTTCATGGAAAGAGCTTGCAGCTAGGAAGAGAATACGATCAAATGCATCAATCAGAAGGCTCTAAGAAAAGATCACATTCGCCTGTTGATCAT AAGAACAAGAGAAGCGTAAAACCAAAGAAGAACATGAAGAGTAGTGTTGCTGATGATGAGGAGACTGGAAACAATAATAATACTGTGCTTCATAGACAGAGCTCATTTAGTTGCTGTTCAGAAGATGAATCTAATGTTTCTAGTTATGATATATATGGATTAGCTTCGAGCGATAACTCAAAAGGAGTTTCTTTGCCCAATGGAAAATCCAGAGCCAACAGAGGCTCAGCAACAGATCCTCAGAGTCTGTATGCAAGG aaaagaagagagagaattAACGAGAGATTGAGGATCTTGCAGAGTCTCGTCCCTAACGGAACAAAG GTTGATATTAGCACCATGCTTGAAGAGGCTGTCCAGTATGTCAAATTTTTGCAACTTCAAATCAAG CTGTTGAGCTCTGATGATCTATGGATGTATTCTCCCATAGCATACAACGGAATGGACATTGGACTTGATCTGAAGATTGGAATTCCAAATCCAAAATCGTAA